The following proteins are encoded in a genomic region of Phaeodactylum tricornutum CCAP 1055/1 chromosome 1, whole genome shotgun sequence:
- a CDS encoding predicted protein, protein VLAFATMQRSSVVDKEMDIPGGKAGQTVRPCGAAGCYAPGGRYPLPSSVIMTAVTARAAGCETVVLSSPKPAPITLAAAYLSGADHFLCVGGAQAIASMAYGIVDSDVPRCDVICGPGNKWVTAAKSIVNGHCGIDMLAGPSEVLVICDDTANPEIVAADLIAQAEHDVVARAILLSTSDAIIEQVDENVSKQIEALPEPNRSTALEALKQSFAVKCESLEQCIAISDDIAPEHLEIQTRDAMKVGEACNNYGGLFIGEHAAEVLGDYGAGPNHTLPTGGTGRYTGGLSVFNFLRVRTWMRVDNAAASQTMVNDSIIMARLEGLEGHARAAETRSVTQTPAFKKPRM, encoded by the coding sequence GTTCTAGCCTTTGCAACGATGCAACGATCTAGCGTGGTGGATAAGGAAATGGACATTCCCGGCGGAAAGGCTGGACAAACTGTCCGTCCCTGTGGAGCGGCCGGCTGTTACGCTCCAGGCGGTCGCTACCCCTTACCTTCGTCCGTGATAATGACGGCCGTCACCGCCCGCGCAGCGGGATGCGAGACTGTTGTATTGTCAAGTCCCAAGCCAGCACCTATTACTTTGGCGGCAGCCTATCTGTCGGGGGCCGATCACTTTTTGTGTGTCGGTGGGGCCCAGGCGATTGCTTCCATGGCCTACGGCATTGTAGATAGCGATGTTCCACGATGTGACGTTATTTGTGGACCCGGGAACAAGTGGGTGACGGCAGCCAAGTCAATCGTTAACGGACACTGTGGCATTGACATGCTGGCTGGCCCATCAGAGGTTCTGGTGATTTGTGACGACACGGCCAATCCGGAGATTGTCGCCGCCGATCTCATTGCGCAAGCGGAACACGACGTCGTCGCACGCGCGATTTTGCTGAGTACATCTGATGCTATCATTGAGCAAGTAGATGAAAATGTGTCTAAGCAGATTGAAGCATTGCCAGAGCCCAACCGATCGACGGCGCTGGAAGCGTTGAAGCAGAGCTTCGCGGTGAAGTGTGAGAGCCTCGAGCAGTGTATTGCGATCTCGGACGATATTGCACCGGAACACTTGGAAATCCAAACTCGAGATGCTATGAAAGTTGGAGAGGCCTGCAACAACTACGGTGGACTTTTCATTGGGGAACATGCTGCAGAAGTGCTCGGGGATTATGGTGCTGGTCCGAACCACACCCTTCCCACTGGTGGTACAGGGCGATATACAGGCGGACTAAGCGTCTTTAATTTTCTGAGAGTGCGGACCTGGATGCGAGTTGACAACGCTGCAGCTAGTCAAACTATGGTGAATGACAGTATCATAATGGCACGATTGGAAGGTTTAGAAGGGCACGCCCGTGCTGCAGAGACAAGAAGTGTGACACAAACACCAGCATTTAAGAAGCCCAGAATGTAG
- a CDS encoding predicted protein yields the protein MRFSGSLPFCLLLANTVAFVPNARNAAFRPVPSSLFAAGPRTLYDKIWDDHMVDDDGSSFLIYVDRHLVHEVTSPQAFEGLRLAKRGVRRPDCTLVTVDHNVPTADRTGLIDVATFIEETASRTQVMTLEQNIKDFGLKYFSFADERQGIVHIIGPEQGFTLPGCVTVCGDSHTATHGAFGALAFGIGTSEVEHVLATQTLAQTKTKNMLIRVDGELGDGVTSKDIILHIIGVIGTGGGTGYTIEFGGTAVQSCSMEARMSISNMAIEAGARAGIIAPDDTTYEYLKGRPMCPSGEEWEKAVKYWDSIRSDEGAVYDKTIVIDSKDIAPTVTWGTSPQDVAPITGNVPMIQAEGHDASRQNAIKRSLQYIGLEEGQPLEGVPIEKVFIGSCTNGRIEDIRNVAAIAMGRKVAEGVDAMVVPGSGLVKKQAEEEGLDKILIEAGFDWREPGCSMCLAMNPDKLKPQERCASTSNRNFEGRQGNGGRTHLMSPGMAAAAAVSGVISDVRKFPFLGDPSADPRLASNSKSRVFTTEELVSPGPVISPPAPYLENLDAEIKGTADSAGLPKFNSLTGVAAPLDIQNIDTDMIIPKEFLKTIKRSGLGFAAFAELRYENAEEVATIGEEVAKLRDDFILNKKGYESTKILIAGDNFGCGSSREHAPWSINDMGIRCIISTSFADIFYNNCFNNGMLPVTLPRDQVEFLLEDAGTPGTEITVDLINQKVVCANGDEFSFEIDEFRKDCLVNGLDKIGLTLAKDEKISLFETSRSAQFPWLDGASFKVPDVVPMYPDAGFWKREGVVA from the exons ATGAGGTTTAGTGGATCGTTACCGTTCTGCCTGCTTTTAGCGAATACCGTGGCCTTTGTACCCAATGCTCGGAATGCGGCATTCCGCCCGGTTCCATCGAGTCTATTTGCGGCTGGGCCCCGAACTCTTTACGACAAAATTTGGGATGATCATatggtcgacgacgatggtaGCTCTTTTCTAATCTACGTCGACCGCCATTTGGTGCATGAAGTTACGTCTCCGCAGGCTTTTGAGGGCCTTCGTTTAGCAAAACGTGGAGTTCGTCGCCCGGACTGCACGTTGGTCACAGTCGACCACAATGTCCCTACGGCCGATCGTACCGGTCTCATTGACGTTGCTACTTTTATTGAAGAGACTGCGAGTCGTACGCAAGTTATGACGCTTGAACAGAATATTAAGGACTTTGGTCTCAAATATTTCTCCTTTGCGGACGAGCGGCAAGGAATAGTTCATATTATTGGTCCTGAACAAGGATTTACTTTACCAGGGTGTGTGACTGTTTGCGGAGACTCGCATACCGCAACTCACGGCGCATTCGGTGCTTTAGCGTTTGGAATTGGAACCAGCGAAGTAGAGCACGTTCTCGCTACTCAG ACTCTTGCACAGACCAAGACGAAAAACATGCTTATCCGTGTCGACGGAGAGCTTGGTGACGGTGTCACATCCAAGGACATTATTCTTCATATCATTGGAGTTATTGGAACTGGCGGGGGTACTGGATACACCATAGAGTTTGGAGGTACAGCTGTTCAGAGTTGCTCTATGGAGGCGCGTATGTCGATTTCAAACATGGCCATTGAAGCTGGAGCGCGCGCTGGCATCATTGCTCCCGACGATACAACCTACGAATATTTAAAGGGACGCCCGATGTGCCCATCTGGCGAAGAATGGGAGAAGGCTGTCAAATATTGGGACTCAATCCGGTCTGACGAAGGTGCTGTCTACGACAAAACTATTGTTATTGATTCGAAAGATATCGCTCCCACCGTTACGTGGGGCACCAGTCCGCAGGACGTTGCTCCCATTACCGGAAATGTTCCGATGATTCAGGCGGAAGGACATGATGCTTCTCGGCAG AATGCTATCAAGCGATCCTTGCAATACATTGGGCTTGAAGAAGGTCAGCCTCTCGAGGGTGTCCCGATTGAAAAGGTTTTTATCGGTTCTTGTACCAATGGTCGTATTGAGGATATTCGTAACGTTGCAGCCATTGCCATGGGACGCAAAGTTGCCGAAGGCGTTGATGCCATGGTCGTTCCAGGATCTGGTTTAGTCAAAAAGCAAGCGGAAGAGGAAGGTCTTGACAAGATTCTCATCGAAGCCGGCTTTGACTGGCGTGAACCTGGATGCAGTATGTGTTTAGCCATGAACCCAGACAAACTCAAACCTCAAGAGCGCTGCGCTTCTACTTCCAATCGCAACTTCGAAGGCCGGCAAGGAAATGGCGGAAGGACTCACTTGATGTCGCCTGGAATggccgctgctgctgctgttaGCGGAGTTATTTCTGACGTTCGAAAATTCCCGTTTCTTGGCGATCCGTCGGCCGACCCTCGTTTGGCTTCCAACTCCAAGAGTCGCGTCTTTACTACCGAAGAGCTTGTATCTCCTGGTCCAGTTATTTCGCCCCCGGCTCCATACCTCGAGAATCTAGATGCTGAAATCAAAGGCACAGCCGATAGTGCTGGCCTTCCCAAATTTAACTCGCTGACGGGTGTTGCGGCTCCTCTCGATATTCAGAACATTGATACCGATATGATCATTCCTAAGGAATTTCTCAAGACTATTAAGCGTTCCGGTCTTGGATTTGCTGCTTTTGCTGAACTTCGGTACGAAAATGCTGAAGAAGTTGCCACGATTGGAGAAGAAGTTGCAAAACTTCGTGACGACTTCATTTTGAACAAGAAGGGATACGAAAGCACGAAGATTCTCATAGCTGGTGATAACTTTGGATGTGGATCAAGTCGAGAACACGCTCCGTGGTCCATCAACGACATGGGAATTCGCTGCATTATCAGCACTTCTTTTGCCGACATTTTCTATAACAACTGCTTCAACAATGGTATGCTTCCAGTGACACTTCCACGTGATCAAGTGGAGTTTCTGCTCGAGGATGCTGGTACTCCGGGAACAGAGATCACGGTCGATTTGATCAACCAAAAGGTCGTCTGTGCCAATGGTGACGAGTTTTCGTTTGAAATTGATGAGTTTCGAAAGGATTGCTTGGTCAACGGATTGGATAAGATCGGGTTGACGCTCGCCAAAGATGAGAAAATTTCCTTGTTCGAGACGTCTCGTTCTGCTCAGTTTCCGTGGCTCGATGGTGCCTCATTCAAGGTTCCCGATGTTGTCCCTATGTACCCTGATGCCGGATTCTGGAAACGGGAAGGTGTGGTGGCCTAG
- a CDS encoding acyl-coenzyme A dehydrogenase (A short chain acyl-coenzyme A dehydrogenase, catalyzes the first step of beta-oxidation of saturated C-C bonds in acyl compounds using FAD as co-factor.), whose product MNSASLTYLRPDVAALKKRMDDFVELECIPAEAEYEAHMKDRNGADRWTMEAVPPCINRLKNRARELGLWNLFVPPHLISRIPERALAPAVALSYREYGILCESLGRAPTVAPEACNTSAPDTGNMEVFLEFGTPAQKTTYLIPLLQGQIRSAFLMTEPDVASSDPTNLETKLTKKISNGTVEYILTGRKWWSTGAMDPRCRVALVVAKMDYSDPSCQAQPQTSKHGAHTIVAVPLPHPQVIMQRPLTVFGYDDAPHGHAEVVLNGVRLDESDLIFGEGSGFRVSQARLGPGRIHHCMRALGIATRSYELMLQRTMERKTFGKYLWEHGGCQDAIADSASDLEAARLLTLSCAAAMDDVGVKNARDKIGIIKVTVPELTYRVVDRAIQVFGGAGVHEDLFLARALAGLRTLRIADGPDAVHRRTVALMEIKKRALRGSQHSRL is encoded by the exons ATGAATTCCGCTTCACTAACATACTTGCGCCCGGACGTGGCGGCACTCAAGAAACGCatggacgactttgtcgaacTGGAATGTATACCGGCGGAAGCGGAATATGAAGCTCATATGAAAGACCGGAACGGGGCGGATCGTTGGACGATGGAAGCGGTACCCCCTTGCATAAATCGGCTTAAGAATCGAGCAAGAGAATTAGGCTTGTGGAATTTGTTCGTCCCGCCCCATCTAATTTCCAGAATTCCGGAACGGGCACTCGCACCGGCAGTTGCTCTATCCTATCGCGAATACGGAATACTATGTGAGTCCTTGGGACGAGCTCCTACAGTTGCCCCCGAAGCGTGCAATACAAGTGCACCCGATACGGGAAACATGGAAGTCTTTCTCGAGTTTGGAACGCCGGCACAAAAGACAACGTACTTGATTCCTCTCCTACAGGGCCAAATTCGGTCTGCCTTTCTCATGACGGAACCCGATGTAGCCAGTAGCGATCCGACAAATCTCGAGACCAAATTGACCAAGAAAATTAGCAACGGTACTGTGGAGTACATTCTTACGGGTAGAAAATGGTGGAGTACGGGTGCCATGGATCCGCGTTGCAGGGTAGCCCTGGTCGTCGCAAAGATGGACTACTCAGACCCGTCGTGTCAAGCACAGCCGCAAACATCTAAACACGGAGCACATACCATTGTAGCGGTGCCCTTGCCCCATCCGCAAGTAATCATGCAACGACCCCTCACAGTATTTGGATACGATGATGCCCCACACGGACACGCCGAAGTTGTATTGAACGGGGTTCGACTGGACGAAAGCGACCTCATCTTCGGTGAAGGGAGTGGATTCCGCGTTTCTCAAGCGCGACTTGGTCCCGGTCGCATTCACCATTGCATGCGAGCTCTCGGCATTG CAACCAGGAGCTACGAACTCATGTTACAGCGTACCATGGAGCGCAAAACGTTCGGAAAGTATTTGTGGGAGCACGGCGGCTGTCAAGATGCGATTGCAGATTCAGCGTCCGATCTAGAAGCCGCCCGACTACTCACTTTGTCTTGCGCCGCGGCGATGGATGATGTGGGCGTAAAAAACGCCCGCGACAAGATTGGTATCATCAAAGTGACCGTACCAGAACTGACCTACCGCGTTGTTGATCGTGCTATTCAGGTCTTCGGGGGAGCCGGGGTTCACGAGGATCTATTCTTGGCTCGCGCGTTGGCGGGCTTGCGGACCTTGCGAATTGCCGATGGACCGGATGCCGTGCATCGCCGCACAGTTGCCTTGATGGAGATTAAAAAGAGAGCACTCCGTGGCTCCCAACATAGTCGACTGTAA
- a CDS encoding predicted protein, producing MRSKALWLARKRLRPDARTISAKLSESSGSFSRSFSWFRRVKTAVADILTGDDHINPKKLLERRYIYLALLASRYRQARIDFPDDSDDNHHDIAVSQLEAEDVVGMSNVILRKALQDTLHPQVIDIFQTFAKVDHILAIDLEDKSDDQDDGKALSNRLDDLDWERYVKILQKEYKKTFRDKEKTLLQPGTKQERELAFLKRKQGALECLLNFHGAATFASTCSSDSDAFGLELGANLSHNGLTQIRQYQSLNMCRSALIREELGFSVVSFRSLIPGAGRGAFVDGNALAGSILAFQPGDVWPKEHLLTSAPDVIEHFAGEDDCHVSLRFDDYVVDSRQSPVTVLTREGSMNPWAIGHMANHPPSKTQPNVQSTMLNFTERMNMAENDLFRYLPNTYARLPSWRSRVFEAEEVVMHGLCLLSKRDVSNEELVYDYRLQSETTPDWYSVVRHDDTLDDEQVVFFREDWKENK from the coding sequence ATGAGGAGTAAAGCATTGTGGCTTGCTCGAAAACGTCTGCGTCCTGATGCACGCACTATATCAGCAAAACTCTCGGAATCTTCCGGTTCCTTTTCGAGATCTTTTTCGTGGTTCCGCCGTGTGAAAACCGCCGTCGCTGACATACTGACTGGAGACGACCATATCAATCCCAAAAAACTGCTAGAACGGAGGTATATCTACCTGGCCTTACTAGCCAGCCGATACCGCCAGGCCCGCATTGACTTTcccgacgattccgacgatAATCATCACGACATTGCCGTGTCGCAACTGGAAGCCGAAGATGTCGTGGGCATGAGCAATGTAATCTTGCGAAAGGCGTTACAAGATACTCTCCATCCACAAGTGATAGACATCTTTCAGACGTTTGCAAAAGTGGATCACATATTGGCCATCGATCTAGAAGATAAGTCAGACGACCAAGATGATGGAAAGGCTCTTTCCAATAGATTGGACGACCTGGATTGGGAACGATACGTGAAAATACTACAAAAAGAATACAAAAAGACTTTTAGAGACAAAGAGAAAACGTTACTCCAGCCGGGAACAAAACAAGAAAGAGAACTGGCTTTCTTAAAGCGGAAACAAGGTGCACTTGAGTGTCTACTAAACTTCCACGGCGCTGCGACTTTTGCTTCAACTTGTAGCTCGGATTCGGACGCCTTTGGTTTGGAACTTGGAGCCAACCTCAGTCATAATGGCCTGACGCAAATCAGGCAATATCAGTCGCTTAATATGTGCCGATCAGCCCTCATACGGGAGGAGCTCGGTTTCTCAGTAGTCTCGTTCCGGAGCTTGATTCCTGGGGCGGGACGCGGCGCCTTTGTGGACGGGAATGCCCTTGCAGGTTCAATCCTTGCTTTTCAGCCAGGAGACGTTTGGCCCAAAGAGCATTTGCTCACGAGCGCTCCGGACGTCATTGAACACTTCGCCGGAGAGGATGACTGTCACGTTTCTCTTCGATTTGACGACTACGTTGTCGATTCGAGACAATCCCCTGTCACTGTCCTTACACGGGAGGGCTCCATGAACCCTTGGGCAATAGGACACATGGCGAACCATCCTCCATCCAAGACACAACCGAACGTTCAATCGACAATGCTCAATTTTACGGAACGAATGAACATGGCCGAAAACGATCTTTTTCGATATCTCCCAAATACTTACGCCAGACTTCCAAGTTGGCGGAGTCGTGTTTTTGAAGCGGAGGAAGTCGTTATGCACGGATTGTGTCTGTTGTCAAAAAGAGATGTGTCTAACGAAGAACTCGTGTATGACTATCGACTCCAATCGGAGACAACGCCAGATTGGTACAGTGTGGTCAGGCACGATGACACCTTGGATGACGAGCAAGTTGTTTTCTTTCGCGAAGATTGGAAAGAAAATAAGTAG
- a CDS encoding predicted protein, whose product MVEAVRDTILSESHHEWPALGMEALSESNGKKSVSIVEDANEDWELLDTSLDQEAVFVMSDEAMEPAAKNPKRLSHCASSPDLRRRGLTQTIDEENIEDDFSLVSQPGSVLSMTTTGFSFKDAILSPAASINGDSEQTEIPVEGGLPRKSLSPQRMKSKIVVKPIHRCAKSMVDLRSLSQIQEDDDEDEVLGATDAMDFYHRKALGAKGRSNGLKLRPDEAKRKQITMHKKNLQRQANTSRG is encoded by the coding sequence ATGGTAGAAGCAGTCCGTGATACGATTCTTTCGGAAAGCCATCACGAATGGCCAGCGCTCGGAATGGAAGCGTTATCCGAAAGCAACGGTAAGAAATCAGTATCTATTGTGGAAGACGCCAACGAAGATTGGGAACTTTTGGACACTAGTTTAGATCAAGAAGCCGTGTTTGTCATGAGTgacgaagccatggaacCCGCGGCGAAGAATCCCAAACGACTCAGCCACTGTGCATCTTCACCGGACCTCCGACGACGAGGGTTGACGCAAAcaatcgacgaagaaaataTTGAAGACGATTTCTCGTTAGTTTCACAACCGGGATCCGTCTTGTCCATGACTACGACGGGATTTTCCTTCAAAGACGCAATTCTGTCGCCCGCTGCTTCCATCAACGGAGATTCGGAGCAAACCGAAATACCAGTGGAAGGAGGTCTTCCGCGAAAGTCCTTGTCTCCCCAGCGTATGAAATCAAAAATTGTCGTCAAGCCTATTCACCGTTGTGCAAAATCGATGGTAGACTTACGGTCCCTGTCACAAATtcaggaagacgacgacgaggacgaagtCTTGGGCGCAACGGATGCCATGGACTTTTATCATCGCAAGGCTTTGGGAGCCAAAGGGCGGTCCAATGGATTAAAACTACGACCAGATGAAGCAAAACGTAAACAGATTACCATGCATAAGAAGAATTTGCAAAGACAAGCCAATACAAGCAGAGGTTAA
- a CDS encoding predicted protein translates to MRQVRYRLSVIPWTMFLARSWKPYMVQAWTTFDRHPGIHSFPGNLWLHGGTNRRARRYLTMRVGDADRRRDGSPGSLEPMANLYREWSLEQDQLLWENRQESTASIASLLGRGLRGVEARLSKLKDVRSPAYERLFADKCKKHKTCLLEDSQAKIPASEVLRRVQYDHLLSPSDFYILHFDRVDDAIIESRMDAPNDSISGTATTLVDALPEHRIIAIKFREQVVWDREKRLDLVFGSGGIEKVMKEYEVWKRQRDDAQEWNRQQQAEVSERIRRCLGPESFVALKALSSSLQIKIADPKVSIKIEVERYVHKALNLFKTARDKPSTSLDPALIPSSDYKALDMLSELVALLPDSELRPMILTEIAMELTAAEGKKEKVYTARELPELNEDDLTETFVRGSGPGGQKTNKTSNKVALLHGPTQLRVECQDTRSLQQNRKIARKRLRAKLDEFLNGNQSKSNLEKQKAASKKSKTKARNRARQRKREEADNV, encoded by the coding sequence ATGAGGCAGGTTCGATATCGACTATCGGTTATACCGTGGACAATGTTTTTGGCACGGTCATGGAAACCATATATGGTTCAGGCATGGACAACATTCGATAGACATCCAGGAATTCATTCTTTTCCAGGCAATTTATGGCTACACGGAGGCACCAACCGGCGTGCGCGGCGCTACTTGACGATGCGGGTTGGAGATGCAGATCGAAGGAGAGATGGATCGCCTGGATCCTTGGAGCCAATGGCCAACCTTTATCGAGAATGGTCACTGGAACAGGATCAGCTATTGTGGGAAAATCGGCAAGAGTCTACTGCTTCAATAGCTTCCCTATTGGGAAGAGGATTGCGGGGAGTAGAAGCGCGGCTGTCAAAGCTGAAGGACGTCCGGAGTCCGGCGTATGAACGTCTCTTTGCCGACAAATGTAAAAAGCACAAAACTTGTCTACTTGAGGATTCCCAAGCCAAGATACCTGCATCTGAGGTGCTCCGACGAGTGCAGTACGACCATCTACTGTCGCCATCAGACTTCTATATATTGCATTTCGATCGCGTGGACGATGCAATTATCGAGTCTCGAATGGATGCGCCAAACGATTCAATCTCAGGAACAGCTACGACTTTAGTAGATGCTCTACCTGAGCACCGCATTATTGCCATTAAGTTCCGCGAACAAGTCGTGTGGGACCGCGAAAAGCGTCTTGACCTCGTATTTGGCAGTGGGGGGATTGAGAAGGTGATGAAAGAGTACGAAGTATGGAAACGCCAAAGAGACGATGCACAGGAATGGAATagacaacaacaagccgAAGTTTCGGAGCGTATTCGACGCTGCTTGGGACCCGAAAGCTTTGTAGCGCTAAAGGCCCTCTCTTCTTCTTTACAAATTAAAATAGCGGACCCAAAGGTGTCGATCAAAATTGAAGTGGAACGATACGTGCACAAGGCGCTTAATCTTTTCAAGACCGCCCGGGACAAGCCATCAACAAGCTTAGACCCTGCTCTTATTCCATCAAGTGACTATAAAGCTCTCGATATGTTGTCGGAGCTGGTTGCGCTTCTTCCAGATTCCGAGCTCCGTCCCATGATTTTGACTGAGATTGCGATGGAGCTGACGGCGGCCGAAggcaaaaaggagaaagttTATACTGCGAGAGAACTTCCCGAGCTCAATGAAGATGATTTGACGGAGACATTTGTTCGTGGATCTGGTCCGGGTGGCCAGAAGACTAACAAAACTTCCAACAAGGTGGCGCTTCTGCACGGACCGACTCAGCTGCGTGTGGAATGCCAAGATACTCGGTCTCTCCAACAAAACCGCAAGATCGCAAGGAAGCGGCTGCGTGCCAAATTAGACGAATTTTTGAATGGCAATCAAAGCAAAAGTAATCTAGAGAAGCAGAAGGCTGCCTCCAAAAAGTCCAAAACCAAGGCACGAAATAGAGCTCGGCAACGAAAGCGCGAGGAGGCTGATAATGTTTAA
- a CDS encoding predicted protein, whose translation MSDETPTSDVTSEVQNELSENAATSNDAMTDVDSKSTESSNVNEEEEPLKTEEQTRVAVEETVEEAAAANAAKVAAEEAKKAAEAEALRKAEEEAKIAAEEAAKVAAEEAKKAAEAEALRKAEEEAKIAAEEAAKVAAEEAKKAAEAEALRKAEEEAKIAAEEAAKVAAEEAKKAAEAEALRKAEEEAKIAAEEAAKVAAEEAKKAAEAEALRKAEEEAKIAAEEAAKVAAEEAKKAAEAEALRKAEEEAKIAAEEAAKVAAEEVSPSYTTPRAASKGKIIIPAAFSNTSTPVTPKSPSSALKSPANKLVIPAAFSGGSRVSQQSGATTKAVSSQEEQECGKAPPSETGVDEVAQGKEGNEANALRDKDNRAPECVEDDSKAQASTDCCCVIV comes from the coding sequence ATGTCAGACGAAACGCCCACCTCCGATGTCACCTCCGAGGTACAGAACGAACTATCTGAAAATGCTGCTACTTCCAATGATGCTATGACCGATGTAGACTCTAAATCTACCGAAAGCTCCAATGTaaacgaagaggaagagccATTGAAGACGGAAGAACAGACCAGGGTAGCTGTTGAAGAAACTGTAGAGGAAGCGGCTGCTGCCAACGCGGCGAAAGTAGCCGCGGAGGAGGCGAAAAAGGCAGCCGAGGCAGAGGCGCTTCGAAaggcggaggaagaagccaagataGCGGCAGAGGAAGCTGCGAAAGTAGCCGCGGAGGAGGCGAAAAAGGCAGCCGAGGCAGAGGCGCTTCGAAaggcggaggaagaagccaagataGCGGCAGAGGAAGCTGCGAAAGTAGCCGCGGAGGAGGCGAAAAAGGCAGCCGAGGCAGAGGCGCTTCGAAaggcggaggaagaagccaagataGCGGCAGAGGAAGCTGCGAAAGTAGCCGCGGAGGAGGCGAAAAAGGCAGCCGAGGCAGAGGCGCTTCGAAaggcggaggaagaagccaagataGCGGCAGAGGAAGCTGCGAAAGTAGCCGCGGAGGAGGCGAAAAAGGCAGCTGAAGCAGAGGCGCTTCGAAaggcggaggaagaagccaagataGCGGCAGAGGAAGCTGCGAAAGTAGCCGCGGAGGAGGCGAAAAAGGCAGCTGAAGCAGAGGCGCTTCGAAaggcggaggaagaagccaagataGCGGCAGAGGAAGCTGCGAAAGTAGCCGCGGAGGAAGTTTCTCCGTCGTATACTACACCTCGTGCCGCGTCGAAAGGGAAGATAATTATTCCAGCTGCTTTTTCGAATACGTCAACACCGGTGACTCCAAAATCACCCTCTTCCGCTCTCAAAAGTCCTGCGAATAAGCTCGTTATTCCCGCCGCCTTTTCGGGTGGCTCTCGTGTTTCTCAGCAATCAGGAGCTACTACTAAAGCAGTTTCATCACAGGAGGAACAGGAATGTGGGAAGGCCCCTCCTTCCGAGACAGGTGTGGATGAAGTGGCGCAAGGAAAAGAGGGAAATGAGGCCAATGCTTTAAGGGACAAGGATAATAGGGCACCTGAATGCGTCGAAGACGATTCCAAGGCCCAAGCTTCCACTGATTGTTGCTGTGTCATTGTTTAA